Proteins encoded by one window of uncultured Draconibacterium sp.:
- a CDS encoding TonB-dependent receptor — MKSILLKKTQTLFCVLLLALSPMLVFGQSVKITGTVSDSDGNTIPGATVVVQGTTNGTATDIDGKFVLNASEGDVLQVSYIGFKTQQIELGVETNINVVLELDAIGIEEVVAIGYGTVKKADVTSAVSTVKSEDFIKGAVKDAAQLVQGKVAGLTVSLPTGNPTEGAQIMLRGVSSLNGGTAPLVLIDGIPGNLETIAPEDIESVDVLKDGSATAIYGTRGTNGVIIITTKSGANEMEPTIEYSGYVSLAQISKKLDFLNATELREKWDEGYTFTGANFEDYGSDTDWLDEITRDAVSHVHNLIFRGGSKNTNLTASLNYKNNQGIFMNSDNEKYTGRIDVNHSMFDNKLKANIGIIASEQKFWTGGDGYSFNNYVYRQAIIRNPTEPVMNEDGSWFERDVYFYDNPVGYIKESQGENRYRNMRFTGSLVYSPIADLDIKGLYARKGNSNIRGFYQTHDHVSTTKYGSDGYASRGTDDYVGNYAEISASYKKTIGDHRITGLAGYNYEDNVYEGFWVNNKYFPTDSYTYNNIGIGQGLPEGEAGIGSTKYSDKLIALFARVGYNYADKYLLMASLRREGSSRFGENHKWGYFPGVSAGWRINEESFMESVSWVDNLKLRAGFGVTGINAGNNYQSLSSLNYDSYFLYNGTWMRELIPARNANPDLRWEKKEEFNIGLDFDLFGGRVGGALDYYSRKTKDALWNYDVPVPPYLYGSIMANVGVIQNKGFEALINVVPVQTQNFEWNANLTYSTNSNKLVSLSNDQFQTTNDFFYAGYTGEPIQIETHRLEIGDEIGNFYGLRSVDITDDGIWLIETPEGDIIPATESSTADRQVLGNGLPKHYMSWNNNFRYKNWELNMNLRGAFGYQILNFQRMFYENPTIGYNTLDSAYDKVYGKAVLSDVQRFVSYYVEDGDFIKLDNVTLSYNFNVRNSKVFKNLRVYASGMNLATITSYKGIDPEVNRIGLSPGNDDRDQYPTTRTYTFGVNVTF; from the coding sequence ATGAAATCAATTCTATTGAAAAAAACACAAACGCTTTTCTGTGTTTTATTATTGGCTTTAAGTCCGATGCTGGTATTCGGGCAGTCGGTAAAAATAACAGGAACAGTAAGTGATTCTGATGGGAACACAATTCCCGGAGCCACAGTCGTAGTGCAAGGTACTACAAATGGTACGGCCACCGATATTGATGGCAAGTTTGTATTAAATGCAAGCGAAGGTGATGTACTTCAGGTTTCTTATATCGGATTTAAAACACAACAGATTGAATTAGGCGTAGAAACCAACATTAATGTAGTGCTGGAGCTTGATGCAATTGGTATTGAAGAGGTTGTTGCTATTGGTTACGGTACGGTAAAAAAAGCTGATGTTACCAGTGCTGTTTCAACTGTAAAATCGGAAGATTTTATAAAAGGAGCCGTAAAAGACGCTGCTCAATTAGTACAAGGTAAAGTTGCAGGTTTAACCGTGTCGTTGCCAACAGGTAACCCAACCGAAGGTGCCCAAATTATGTTGCGTGGTGTTTCGTCGTTGAATGGTGGTACTGCACCGCTGGTTCTTATTGATGGAATTCCAGGTAACCTTGAGACCATCGCTCCGGAAGATATTGAATCTGTAGATGTCCTGAAAGATGGATCGGCAACTGCAATTTACGGTACTCGTGGTACAAATGGTGTAATCATTATTACCACCAAATCGGGTGCTAACGAAATGGAGCCTACAATCGAGTACTCTGGTTATGTGTCTTTGGCACAAATCAGTAAAAAACTCGATTTTCTTAACGCAACTGAGTTAAGAGAGAAGTGGGATGAAGGCTATACGTTTACAGGTGCAAATTTTGAGGACTACGGGTCGGATACCGATTGGTTGGACGAAATTACCCGTGATGCAGTGAGCCATGTGCATAACCTGATTTTTAGAGGTGGTAGTAAAAATACCAACCTTACTGCGTCGTTGAACTACAAAAACAACCAAGGTATTTTCATGAATTCCGACAATGAAAAATATACCGGAAGGATCGATGTTAACCACAGTATGTTTGATAATAAACTGAAAGCAAACATCGGTATTATTGCCAGCGAGCAAAAATTCTGGACCGGCGGTGACGGCTATAGTTTTAACAACTATGTTTATCGTCAGGCAATTATTCGTAACCCAACCGAGCCGGTTATGAACGAAGATGGAAGCTGGTTTGAAAGAGATGTATATTTCTATGATAACCCAGTTGGATACATTAAAGAATCTCAAGGAGAAAACCGTTATCGTAATATGCGTTTTACAGGTAGTTTGGTATATTCTCCAATTGCCGATCTTGATATTAAAGGTTTATATGCAAGAAAAGGAAATTCGAATATACGCGGATTTTACCAAACACACGATCACGTTTCAACCACTAAATATGGTTCGGATGGTTATGCATCGCGCGGTACTGATGATTATGTTGGAAACTATGCTGAAATTTCAGCAAGTTACAAAAAGACAATAGGAGATCATCGTATTACTGGATTGGCAGGTTATAACTACGAAGACAACGTATACGAAGGATTTTGGGTAAATAATAAATACTTCCCAACTGATTCATACACTTATAATAATATCGGAATTGGTCAAGGACTACCTGAAGGTGAAGCTGGAATTGGTAGTACCAAGTATTCAGACAAACTAATTGCATTGTTTGCTAGGGTCGGTTATAACTATGCCGACAAATACCTGTTAATGGCAAGTTTACGTCGCGAAGGTTCATCTCGTTTTGGTGAAAACCATAAATGGGGTTATTTCCCGGGTGTGTCTGCCGGATGGCGTATTAATGAAGAGAGCTTTATGGAAAGTGTATCGTGGGTTGATAATCTTAAACTGCGTGCAGGTTTTGGTGTAACCGGTATTAACGCCGGTAACAACTATCAGTCGTTGAGTAGTTTGAATTACGACAGTTATTTCCTTTACAACGGTACATGGATGAGAGAACTTATTCCTGCCCGTAATGCCAACCCTGATTTAAGATGGGAGAAAAAAGAAGAGTTCAACATCGGTCTTGATTTTGATTTATTTGGTGGCCGCGTTGGTGGTGCATTGGATTACTACAGTCGTAAAACAAAAGATGCATTGTGGAACTATGATGTACCTGTTCCTCCATACTTATATGGCAGCATTATGGCTAACGTTGGTGTTATTCAGAACAAAGGTTTCGAGGCGCTAATTAACGTGGTTCCAGTTCAAACTCAGAATTTCGAGTGGAACGCAAACCTTACTTATTCTACCAACTCAAACAAATTGGTTTCTTTATCAAACGATCAGTTCCAAACAACAAACGACTTCTTCTATGCTGGTTATACCGGCGAGCCTATTCAAATTGAAACTCACCGTCTTGAAATCGGTGATGAAATTGGTAATTTCTACGGTTTAAGAAGTGTTGATATAACAGATGATGGTATTTGGTTAATTGAAACTCCTGAGGGTGATATCATTCCTGCCACTGAGTCGTCGACTGCCGATCGTCAGGTGCTCGGAAATGGTTTGCCAAAGCATTACATGAGCTGGAATAACAATTTCAGGTACAAAAACTGGGAATTAAATATGAACTTAAGAGGTGCGTTCGGTTACCAGATTCTGAACTTCCAGCGTATGTTCTACGAAAATCCAACAATTGGCTACAATACACTCGATTCAGCCTACGATAAAGTTTACGGAAAAGCGGTGCTTTCTGATGTGCAGCGTTTTGTAAGCTACTATGTTGAAGATGGCGACTTTATTAAACTTGATAACGTTACTTTGAGTTATAACTTCAACGTAAGAAACAGTAAGGTATTCAAGAATTTGCGCGTTTATGCCTCTGGTATGAACCTGGCAACAATTACAAGTTACAAAGGAATTGATCCGGAAGTAAACCGCATTGGTTTGTCGCCGGGTAACGACGACAGGGATCAATACCCAACAACAAGGACATACACATTTGGTGTTAATGTAACCTTTTAA